The stretch of DNA ACCACGAGGCTAGTTTCACCATGTTGTGCAACGTGTGGGAGTCCGCCGACATCCGTAACGACTGACGGTGTTCCACAGGCCATCGCCTCGATAAGCGCCATTCCAAACTGCTCTTCGTTGTACCAGACAGTCACGCTCGGGAGAACAAAGACATCAGAGAAATTATATAGAGCGGAAATCTCATCATAAGGTACATATTCTATATGATATATATCTGGGTTATCTCGAATGCGTTGGCGAATATTATCATTATCAAGAGAATCCGAACCAACGAGGATTAGTGACCCTTCGGAGGCCTCACGCTGAAACCGCTCAAATGCCTCAACGAGATACGGAGTTCCCTTCTGTTCACAGAGCCGGTGTACAAATAAGAATGTGAAGTCTTCATCACAAATCTCTGGTAATCCAACTTCGGCTGCCGTGGTCGGATCCGGTTCAAATTCGGTGGTGTCTAAGGCGTTCGGTACGACCTTGATGTCCGAGTGAGGTACTCCCTCATGGATGAGCGCTCGCTTTCCCTGTATCGTCGTCGCAGTTGCCCCGTCTGCTCGCTGGTTCACATATGACTTATGAAAGCTCGTCGGGACGCTGTGGGGATAAAATGGAATGTTCTCGCCAGCAGTGAAAACAAAGTCAGTGTCGGAGTTGGTACATGCTCTGGCTGCCTGTGCCGAGAATAGATTAAAATTTTCGCTCGTATGGATGATATCGTATTTATTAGTAAGGTCTTTAATACCACCAAGAACGGCTCGTGGGAGTTTGAACTTACAAAACGCGTCATAAATGAAATGTTCGTGGCCGAGAGCAGATAGCTTCCCGTCATACCATGGGAGCGACTCTACAGGCATATCGAGAGAAGATGTGTCGAACCGAGATGGATCGCTGGCAAACGCTGTAATCTCGAATTCAGGGCTATTCTCATGGAGATACTCCCAAGGACGGACTCCACTCGGTCGGAGAAACGGTCCGCGGACTATGGCCACTTTCACGATCAGAAATTGGGCCAGTTAGTATAAAAGCAGCCAGGTATTCACGCGTCGAGTCCCTCAGTAGTTTGGAGGGATTCGTCAAGTATCGGGGGGGCTAGAAAGGGATTTGTATAGTGATGAATACTCATCGACGACGTTTGATACATAATGCTCTTTAATGGGGAACTCGTCCGGTTCAAGACCTTCGTCGAGGATTCGGTCTATCGTATTCTGAATTTCACTAGCATCGATGGCCGATAGCGTCATCTCGGGAAGGTGTTGGTGGAATTCCGGAACGATGGGTGGACAGACAACTGGTGTTTCGTGAAACACCGATTCGAGGACCACTCGAGGAAGTCCCTCTTCCTTCGATGGGAGGAAGACGATATCAGCAGCACGAATATAACAGAGGACTTCCTTATGGGGCTGTGGACCTAGATAGCTGATCGTATCAAGCCGTTCAATATCTATATCTGCATTAACGC from Halolamina sediminis encodes:
- a CDS encoding glycosyltransferase family 4 protein yields the protein MPVESLPWYDGKLSALGHEHFIYDAFCKFKLPRAVLGGIKDLTNKYDIIHTSENFNLFSAQAARACTNSDTDFVFTAGENIPFYPHSVPTSFHKSYVNQRADGATATTIQGKRALIHEGVPHSDIKVVPNALDTTEFEPDPTTAAEVGLPEICDEDFTFLFVHRLCEQKGTPYLVEAFERFQREASEGSLILVGSDSLDNDNIRQRIRDNPDIYHIEYVPYDEISALYNFSDVFVLPSVTVWYNEEQFGMALIEAMACGTPSVVTDVGGLPHVAQHGETSLVVDERSVSALYEAFSRLYEDEEFRSELARASRELVTENYAIDVVADQLRDFYVDHVDGCN